In a genomic window of Salvelinus fontinalis isolate EN_2023a chromosome 7, ASM2944872v1, whole genome shotgun sequence:
- the LOC129860123 gene encoding uncharacterized protein LOC129860123: protein MDPLGTNHKDEKDTAFMKVEKEEEEEDEDEKDDSETTVLDGEEESDDKAKETEPQQQQKQQAWAPTTYSTFGKEVFCYVGEEISILEALDSYGAVIWPAALALCHYLETNVEQLNLEDKAVLELGAGPGLVSIVATLLGAWVTATDLPEIIGNLRANLLRNTRGRCRYTPQAAALSWGPDVERTYPRSVYRYDYVLAADVVYHHDYLEELLFTMRYFCRPGTTLIWANKVRLKTDLSFTENFQNTFNTTLLAETGEVNIFMGTCRETEEEPELVPGKQQEEEEEEHVTERLQEEENGLEEKEEEFKADETTENEEEDETQKKGLKEENKDRENQEDSQDCRDDEEQQNSAGSHSTSESELGGLEEADTQDSNVQQEERPVWVEQFAEEADTQDSNVQQEERPVWVEQFAEEADTQDSNVQQEERPVWVEQFAEEADTQDSNVQQEERPVWVEQFAEEADTQDSNVQQEERPVWVEQFVVKADKRSEEQDNSLEEEEEADAGDGSCQAWEEQTLEHSDEGYEDDDDEAENTNSRCSTEVTDEDIIEELDTKEAQLDNTHVPWIRLDREVYFYAGHKINIVEAMDSHGGVIWPAALALCNYLETNTDVIDLKGKQVLELGSGTGLVSIVASLLAPNVTCPPGAQVTATDLPDVLSNLRYNLLRNTRGRSKYTPEVTALTWGPEVERTYPRSVYRYDYVLAADVVYHRDLEELLFTMRYFCRPGTTLIWANKVRLETNLVFTEDFKNTFNTTLLADMGEVKIFKATCKR from the exons ATGGATCCTTTAGGCACAAATCACAAAGATGAGAAGGACACTGCTTTCATGAAagtagagaaggaggaggaggaggaagatgaagatgaGAAAGATGATAGCGAGACAACAGTGCTAGACGGTGAGGAGGAATCAGATGACAAAGCCAAGGAGACTGAACCCCAGCAGCAGCAGAAGCAGCAGGCCTGGGCCCCCACTACCTACTCCACGTTTGGTAAAGAGGTGTTCTGCTACGTAGGAGAGGAGATCAGCATCTTGGAGGCCTTGGACTCTTACGGTGCTGTCATCTGGCCAGCG GCGTTGGCTCTGTGTCACTACCTAGAGACCAACGTTGAGCAGTTGAACCTGGAGGACAAGGCAGTGCTGGAGCTAGGAGCAGGCCCTGGCCTAGTGTCTATTGTAGCCACACTCCTAG GTGCCTGGGTCACAGCTACAGACCTACCAGAGATCATAGGTAACCTGAGAGCCAACCTGCTCCGTAACACAAGAGGGCGCTGTAGGTACACTCCCCAAGCTGCAGCTTTGTCCTGGGGTCCTGACGTGGAACGCACCTACCCCAGATCCGTCTATCGCTATGACTACGTGCTGGCGGCTGACGTGGTGTATCACCATGACTACCTGGAAGAGCTGCTGTTCACCATGAGATACTTCTGCCGTCcag GAACCACTCTGATCTGGGCCAACAAGGTCCGCCTCAAGACAGACCTGAGCTTCACAGAGAACTTCCAGAACACCTTCAACACCACACTGCTGGCTGAGACTGGAGAAGTAAACATATTCATGGGCACGTGTCGAGAAACAGAGGAGGAACCAGAGCTGGTCCCAGGAAAacaacaggaagaggaggaggaagaacatgTCACAGAGCGTTTACAGGAGGAGGAAAATGGTTTAGAGGAAAAGGAGGAAGAGTTTAAGGCAGATGAAACAACTGAGAACGAGGAAGAAGACGAGACACAGAAGAAAGGACTGAAAGAGGAGAACAAGGACAGAGAAAACCAGGAAGACTCTCAGGATTGCAGAGACGATGAAGAGCAGCAGAATTCTGCTGGCTCACATTCTACCTCCGAATCAGAGCTTGGGGGTCTTG AGGAGGCAGACACTCAGGACTCAAATGTCCAGCAGGAGGAGAGACCAGTCTGGGTCGAGCAGTTTGCAGAGGAGGCAGACACTCAGGACTCAAATGTCCAGCAGGAGGAGAGACCAGTCTGGGTCGAGCAGTTTGCAGAGGAGGCAGACACTCAGGACTCAAATGTCCAGCAGGAGGAGAGACCAGTCTGGGTCGAGCAGTTTGCAGAGGAGGCAGACACTCAGGACTCAAATGTCCAGCAGGAGGAGAGACCAGTCTGGGTCGAGCAGTTTGCAGAGGAGGCAGACACTCAGGACTCAAATGTCCAGCAGGAGGAGAGACCAGTCTGGGTCGAGCAGTTTGTTGTGAAGGCAGACAAAAGGTCAGAGGAACAAGACAacagtttggaggaggaggaggaggctgatgCAGGTGATGGCAGTTGCCAAGCATGGGAGGAACAAACATTGGAACATAGTGATGAAGGATATGAGGATGATGACGATGAAGCAGAAAACACTAACTCCCGCTGTAGCACCGAAGTGACTGACGAAGACATTATCG AGGAGTTGGACACCAAGGAAGCCCAGCTGGATAATACCCACGTCCCCTGGATACGCCtggacagagaggtctacttctATGCTGGGCACAAAATCAACATCGTCGAGGCAATGGACTCCCATGGCGGAGTGATATGGCCAGCA GCGTTGGCTCTATGTAACTACCTGGAGACCAATACTGATGTGATAGATCTGAAAGGAAAGCAGGTTTTGGAACTGGGATCAGGGACAGGATTAGTGTCTATCGTCGCCAGTCTACTGG CTCCTAATGTAACGTGTCCCCCTGGTGCCCAGGTGACGGCCACCGACCTCCCAGACGTCCTTAGTAATCTGAGATACAACTTGCTCCGAAACACCAGAGGGCGCTCTAAATATACACCTGAGGTGACAGCTCTAACCTGGGGTCCTGAGGTGGAACGCACTTACCCTAGATCCGTGTATCGCTATGACTACGTGCTGGCGGCTGACGTGGTGTATCACCGCGACTTAGAGGAGCTGCTGTTCACCATGAGATACTTCTGTCGTCCGGGAACCACTCTGATCTGGGCCAACAAGGTCCGCCTCGAGACAAACCTGGTGTTCACTGAGGACTTCAAGAACACCTTCAACACCACCCTGCTGGCTGACATGGGAGAGGTTAAGATCTTCAAGGCCACGTGTAAAAGGTAG